One genomic window of Desulfuromonas sp. AOP6 includes the following:
- a CDS encoding response regulator: MDSGKSHSFHPGTAGRGILVVDDERVIRDMCAMVLDGYQVFMAADGLEALDILEREKVDVILTDVMMPNMNGLDLLEAIKKKDPNKAVVVMTGYSEKNIILRALKANADDFISKPINMLQLKTTLDNVLEKKALKEELLHLKRMDRLKSDFLGLVSHKLKTPATAISLFIQNLAHGSLDKSDPGFSDTLTLILEESEYLATLIQDLLTYSDVILQDGPPTLTRCNLKDLALGVFHQLKYASQRKGIALSEHIEGDFPDMELDRERLIFAIRALLDNAIKFTATGGAITLSGQAGPDQLVLKIVDNGEGISRENLPKIFEKFYQVDPSHAGQIRGFGLGLHYAREFVQAHQGTIQIESRPGIGTTATLTFPR, translated from the coding sequence GTGGATTCAGGCAAAAGCCACTCTTTCCATCCTGGAACTGCCGGACGCGGCATCCTGGTCGTCGATGACGAACGCGTCATCCGGGACATGTGTGCCATGGTCCTGGACGGATACCAGGTCTTCATGGCGGCCGACGGCCTTGAGGCCCTGGATATTCTGGAGAGGGAAAAGGTCGATGTCATCCTGACCGACGTCATGATGCCGAATATGAATGGTCTTGACCTGCTGGAAGCGATCAAGAAAAAAGATCCCAACAAGGCCGTCGTGGTCATGACCGGTTACAGCGAGAAGAACATCATCCTGCGGGCCCTTAAAGCCAACGCCGATGATTTCATCAGCAAGCCGATCAACATGCTGCAGCTCAAGACTACCTTGGACAATGTCCTGGAGAAAAAGGCTCTCAAGGAGGAGCTGCTTCACCTCAAACGCATGGACCGGCTCAAGTCCGACTTTCTCGGTCTGGTCTCCCACAAACTCAAGACACCGGCCACCGCCATCTCCCTGTTCATCCAGAACCTCGCTCACGGTTCACTGGACAAGTCGGATCCCGGTTTCTCCGACACGCTCACCCTCATCCTGGAAGAGTCGGAATACCTGGCCACCCTTATTCAGGATCTGCTTACCTATAGCGATGTCATTCTCCAGGATGGCCCGCCGACTTTGACGCGGTGCAACCTTAAAGACCTGGCCCTGGGTGTCTTTCATCAGCTCAAGTATGCTTCCCAGCGCAAAGGCATAGCCCTCAGCGAACATATTGAGGGTGACTTCCCCGACATGGAACTGGATCGGGAGCGGCTTATTTTCGCCATCCGGGCCCTGCTGGATAACGCCATAAAATTCACGGCAACGGGAGGGGCCATCACCCTGAGCGGTCAAGCAGGACCCGACCAGCTGGTGTTGAAAATCGTGGACAATGGCGAGGGGATATCCCGGGAGAATCTGCCCAAAATTTTTGAAAAATTCTACCAGGTGGACCCGTCCCACGCCGGTCAGATCCGGGGATTCGGCCTGGGCCTTCACTACGCGCGGGAATTTGTCCAGGCCCATCAGGGGACAATCCAGATCGAGAGCCGGCCGGGGATCGGCACCACAGCCACCCTGACCTTTCCTCGCTGA
- a CDS encoding cupin domain-containing protein, with amino-acid sequence MQGTIVQTREQASYPHPKHDGFTLRDVVTAALNPALSVHRGEIAPGGEIFPHTHDGQTETFYILSGEALCTMGEKKTVVGAGSCCVAPSGVAHGLKNNGSEPVELLALFTPPLK; translated from the coding sequence ATGCAAGGGACTATTGTACAAACGCGAGAACAGGCGAGCTACCCCCACCCCAAGCACGACGGCTTCACGCTGCGGGACGTGGTCACGGCCGCCCTCAATCCTGCCCTGTCGGTGCATCGAGGGGAAATTGCCCCCGGCGGCGAAATCTTCCCCCATACCCATGACGGGCAGACCGAAACGTTTTATATCCTCTCCGGCGAGGCGTTGTGCACCATGGGTGAAAAAAAGACCGTCGTCGGCGCTGGCAGCTGCTGCGTGGCACCGTCGGGCGTTGCCCATGGCCTCAAAAACAACGGCAGCGAACCGGTGGAACTGTTAGCCCTTTTCACCCCTCCCTTGAAATAA
- the alaS gene encoding alanine--tRNA ligase, with amino-acid sequence MTGNDIRARFLKFFEDRGHTVVSSSSLVPHNDPTLLFTNAGMNQFKDLFLGREKRPYVRAASSQKCVRAGGKHNDLENVGRTARHHTFFEMLGNFSFGDYFKKEAIAFAWEFLTVDLKLDKSRLYVTVFTDDDEAADIWHEQEGVPRERIYRFGEKDNFWSMGDTGPCGPCSEIFWDNGPEVGCGSPDCAVGCDCDRYMEIWNNVFMQFDRSADGTLTPLPKPSVDTGMGLERITTVMQGVKSNYDTDLLRTLIAYVEDLAGKRYGAVTSDDVSMRVIADHSRATAFLIADGVLPSNEGRGYVLRRIMRRAMRHAKMLGFQEPMLYRTAQRVMEQMQGAYPELAERRDYVAKVVLNEEERFMQTLDNGLRILNEAVEKLKKQGATVLPGDVVFQLYDTFGFPVDLTADIVEAEHFTLDEAGFEACMEKQRQKAREHWKGSGEEAIAAIYRQLVEEGMRCEFTGYGALTDYGTILAILKDGQRLEEAREGEEVEIITSVTPFYGESGGQVGDRGEISTGLGHGQILDARKPIAELTVHQVRVLSGTLRQGDAADLKVDGDIRQATALNHSATHILQAVLVDILGDHIKQAGSLVTPERLRFDFIHFSPLSKDELLRVEREVNRRIRENQKIETREMAHQEAVSAGATALFGEKYGDTVRVVRVGEFSMELCGGTHAQAAGDIGLFKILQESGIAAGVRRIEAVTGPRALEAVQQQEEYLDSLATLVKSNRDQLAKRVQKLLEQQKVLERELESLQGRLQSGQADQLLGQVKEVAGVRLLATRVAAMDGKTLRELADQLRDKLQSGVLALGCDYEGKANLLVAVTKDLSGRLHAGQLIKALAEKVGGKGGGRPDLAQAGGSQPENLEAALNDVEALVAEALK; translated from the coding sequence ATAACCGGCAACGACATTCGCGCCCGCTTTCTCAAGTTTTTCGAGGACCGCGGCCATACGGTGGTCTCTTCCTCCTCCCTGGTTCCCCACAACGATCCGACCCTCCTCTTCACCAACGCCGGGATGAACCAGTTCAAGGATCTTTTTCTCGGCCGCGAGAAACGCCCCTACGTGCGGGCCGCTTCCTCGCAGAAATGCGTGCGTGCCGGCGGCAAGCACAACGACCTCGAAAACGTCGGCCGCACCGCCCGCCACCACACTTTCTTCGAAATGCTCGGCAACTTCTCCTTCGGCGATTATTTCAAGAAAGAAGCCATCGCCTTCGCCTGGGAATTCCTCACCGTCGACCTGAAGCTGGACAAAAGCCGCCTCTACGTCACCGTCTTCACCGATGATGACGAGGCCGCCGACATCTGGCACGAGCAGGAAGGTGTACCGCGGGAGCGCATCTATCGTTTCGGTGAGAAGGATAACTTCTGGTCCATGGGGGACACCGGCCCCTGCGGCCCCTGCAGCGAGATTTTCTGGGACAACGGCCCCGAAGTCGGCTGCGGCAGTCCCGACTGTGCCGTGGGCTGCGACTGCGACCGTTACATGGAGATCTGGAACAACGTCTTCATGCAGTTCGACCGCAGCGCCGACGGCACCCTCACTCCCCTGCCGAAACCTTCCGTCGACACCGGCATGGGTCTGGAGCGCATCACCACGGTCATGCAGGGGGTCAAATCCAACTACGACACCGACCTGCTGCGCACCCTCATCGCCTACGTCGAAGACCTTGCCGGCAAACGCTATGGTGCCGTCACGAGCGACGATGTCTCCATGCGGGTCATCGCTGACCACAGCCGAGCCACCGCCTTTCTCATCGCCGACGGGGTGCTGCCCAGCAACGAGGGACGCGGCTACGTGCTGCGCCGTATCATGCGCCGGGCCATGCGCCACGCCAAGATGCTCGGCTTTCAGGAGCCCATGCTCTACCGCACCGCCCAGCGGGTCATGGAGCAGATGCAGGGCGCCTACCCCGAACTGGCGGAGCGCCGTGACTATGTCGCCAAGGTCGTCCTCAACGAGGAGGAGCGCTTCATGCAGACCCTCGACAACGGCCTGCGCATCCTCAACGAGGCGGTAGAGAAGCTGAAGAAACAGGGCGCGACCGTCTTGCCCGGCGACGTCGTCTTTCAACTCTACGACACCTTCGGCTTCCCTGTTGATCTGACCGCCGATATCGTCGAAGCCGAACACTTCACCCTCGATGAGGCAGGTTTTGAAGCCTGCATGGAAAAACAGCGGCAGAAGGCGCGGGAGCATTGGAAAGGCTCGGGCGAGGAAGCCATTGCGGCCATCTACCGCCAACTGGTCGAAGAAGGGATGCGCTGCGAATTCACCGGCTACGGTGCCCTCACCGATTACGGTACCATTCTGGCCATCCTCAAGGACGGCCAGCGCCTTGAAGAAGCCCGGGAAGGGGAAGAAGTGGAAATCATCACCAGCGTCACCCCCTTCTACGGCGAATCCGGCGGCCAGGTGGGCGACCGCGGCGAGATCAGCACCGGTCTGGGCCATGGTCAGATCCTTGACGCCCGCAAACCGATAGCGGAACTGACCGTTCATCAGGTGCGCGTCCTCTCGGGGACCCTGCGCCAGGGCGACGCCGCCGATCTCAAGGTCGACGGCGACATCCGCCAGGCCACGGCCCTTAACCACTCCGCCACCCATATCCTGCAGGCCGTGCTGGTCGACATCCTCGGCGACCACATCAAGCAGGCCGGCTCCCTCGTCACCCCCGAGCGACTGCGCTTCGACTTCATCCACTTCTCCCCGCTGAGCAAAGATGAGCTCCTGCGGGTCGAGCGTGAGGTCAACCGCCGCATCCGCGAAAACCAGAAAATCGAAACCCGGGAGATGGCTCACCAGGAGGCCGTATCCGCTGGTGCCACCGCCCTCTTCGGTGAGAAATACGGTGACACCGTACGCGTGGTCCGCGTCGGCGAGTTCAGCATGGAGCTGTGCGGCGGCACCCATGCCCAGGCCGCCGGTGACATCGGCCTCTTCAAGATTCTGCAGGAGAGCGGCATCGCCGCCGGAGTGCGCCGTATCGAGGCTGTCACCGGTCCGCGAGCGCTGGAGGCCGTCCAGCAGCAGGAGGAATATCTCGACAGCCTGGCCACTCTGGTCAAGAGCAACCGCGATCAGCTGGCCAAGCGGGTACAAAAGCTGCTGGAGCAGCAGAAAGTGCTGGAGCGCGAACTCGAATCCCTGCAGGGCCGCCTGCAGTCAGGGCAAGCCGACCAGCTTCTGGGGCAGGTCAAAGAGGTGGCTGGCGTCAGGCTGCTGGCGACCCGCGTCGCCGCCATGGATGGCAAGACCCTGCGGGAGCTCGCCGATCAATTGCGCGACAAACTACAGTCAGGTGTCCTGGCTTTGGGCTGCGACTACGAAGGCAAAGCCAATCTGCTGGTCGCCGTAACCAAGGATCTCAGCGGGCGACTCCATGCCGGCCAGCTTATAAAGGCCCTGGCCGAAAAGGTCGGTGGCAAGGGAGGTGGCCGTCCCGACCTGGCCCAGGCTGGCGGCAGCCAACCGGAAAACCTGGAAGCGGCTCTTAATGACGTCGAGGCCCTGGTGGCCGAGGCTTTGAAGTAA
- a CDS encoding regulatory protein RecX, protein MSGSEAMAAALRLLALRGRSEEELRGKLRRKEFSEQDIAACLERCRQLGYLDDERFAEERARLLLSQGRATGKRLLLELQRLGIEEGLARQALETARTEHDEMGLLTDLLDRRFPQFDYQSADDRQRRRVIHYFMRRGFTFTDVMAAVQKKG, encoded by the coding sequence TTGAGCGGTTCTGAGGCCATGGCCGCCGCCCTGCGGCTGCTGGCCTTAAGGGGGCGCAGCGAAGAGGAACTGCGGGGGAAACTGCGACGCAAAGAATTCTCCGAGCAGGACATCGCCGCCTGCCTGGAGCGCTGCCGTCAGTTGGGCTATCTCGACGATGAACGCTTTGCCGAAGAGCGGGCTCGCCTGCTGCTCAGCCAGGGGCGGGCGACGGGCAAGCGCCTGCTCCTCGAACTGCAGCGCCTCGGCATCGAGGAAGGTCTGGCCCGCCAGGCTCTTGAGACGGCCCGCACGGAACACGATGAAATGGGGCTGTTGACAGACCTGCTCGACAGACGTTTCCCCCAGTTTGACTACCAGAGCGCAGATGACCGGCAGCGTCGCCGGGTGATTCATTATTTCATGCGCCGCGGCTTCACCTTCACCGACGTGATGGCCGCGGTCCAAAAGAAAGGGTAA
- a CDS encoding type IV pilus twitching motility protein PilT, whose product MELNEILAVAMKARASDIHIKAGLPPIYRIDGSLRPHPKVARIEPETTRKMALEIMNERQRAHFEEMHELDLSYGVPGLGRFRVNVFAQRGSVSMVLRSIPYDVKDMDELQLPPVLKKLAMEPRGLVLVTGTTGSGKSTTLASMIDHINAHRTAHIITIEDPIEYLHRDKKSIINQREIGLDTVSFDVALKSALRQDPDVILVGEMRDYETIETALTAAETGHLVLSTLHTLDAPETINRIVGAFPPYQQRQIRLQLAAILKGVVSQRLVPRADGKGRVPAVEVMVSTARVRELIDDKEKTKLLRDTIQQGYVSYGMQTFDQSLMGLLQRKLITYDEALRQSSNPDDFKLKLSGISSTSDLTWDAFEKGGGEKSAEGSGDSIEIERF is encoded by the coding sequence ATGGAACTGAACGAAATCCTGGCCGTGGCCATGAAGGCCAGAGCCTCCGACATTCACATCAAGGCGGGGCTGCCTCCTATCTACCGCATCGACGGCAGTCTGCGTCCGCATCCGAAGGTGGCCCGTATCGAGCCGGAGACCACCAGGAAGATGGCGCTGGAGATCATGAACGAGCGCCAGCGCGCCCACTTCGAAGAGATGCACGAGCTCGACCTATCCTACGGCGTACCGGGATTGGGGCGCTTCCGCGTCAATGTCTTTGCCCAGCGCGGTTCTGTCTCCATGGTTCTTCGTTCCATTCCCTACGACGTCAAGGATATGGACGAACTTCAGCTGCCGCCGGTACTCAAAAAGCTGGCGATGGAACCCCGCGGCCTCGTTCTGGTCACTGGCACCACCGGCTCGGGCAAGTCGACCACCCTGGCTTCGATGATCGACCATATCAATGCCCACCGGACGGCGCACATCATCACCATTGAGGATCCCATCGAGTACCTGCACCGTGACAAGAAGAGTATCATCAACCAGCGCGAAATCGGCCTGGACACGGTGAGCTTCGATGTCGCCCTCAAAAGCGCCCTGCGCCAGGATCCCGACGTCATCCTGGTCGGCGAAATGCGCGACTACGAGACCATCGAAACCGCCCTGACCGCCGCCGAGACGGGGCATCTGGTGCTGTCTACCCTGCACACCCTTGACGCCCCCGAGACGATCAACCGCATTGTCGGCGCCTTCCCCCCGTACCAGCAGCGACAGATTCGCCTGCAGTTGGCCGCGATTCTGAAGGGGGTCGTCTCCCAGCGTCTGGTCCCCCGGGCCGACGGCAAAGGGCGAGTGCCGGCCGTGGAAGTCATGGTTTCCACCGCCCGCGTGCGCGAACTCATCGACGACAAGGAAAAGACGAAGCTGCTACGGGACACCATTCAGCAGGGCTACGTTTCCTACGGCATGCAGACCTTCGACCAGTCCCTCATGGGACTGCTGCAGCGCAAGCTCATCACCTACGACGAAGCGCTGCGGCAGAGCTCCAATCCCGACGATTTCAAACTCAAGCTTTCGGGCATCTCCAGCACCTCCGACCTGACCTGGGACGCCTTTGAGAAAGGGGGGGGCGAGAAGTCGGCCGAGGGCTCCGGGGATTCCATCGAAATTGAGCGGTTCTGA
- the recA gene encoding recombinase RecA codes for MADKNRAQAIDLAMSHIEKQFGKGSIMRLGEDAILPDVQTISTGALGLDIALGVGGIPKGRIIEIFGPESSGKTTLALHIVAEAQKKGGIAAFVDAEHALDIHYARKLGVKTDDLLVSQPDTGEQALEITEVLVRSGAIDVLVVDSVAALVPRAEIEGEMGDSHMGLQARLMSQALRKLTGTISKSNCCVIFINQIRMKIGVMFGNPETTTGGNALKFYASVRMDIRRIASLKQGQDVIGNRTRVKVVKNKVAPPFKEAEFDIMYGAGISREGDIVDLGVEASVIDKSGAWFSYGDERIGQGRENAKQFLKDHPETAAEIEEKILTHYGLKKTEAAVEKA; via the coding sequence ATGGCGGACAAAAACCGCGCGCAAGCTATCGATTTGGCCATGAGCCACATAGAGAAACAGTTCGGCAAGGGCAGCATCATGCGCCTGGGTGAGGACGCCATCCTGCCCGATGTGCAGACCATTTCCACCGGCGCGCTGGGACTGGACATCGCCCTGGGCGTCGGCGGCATCCCCAAAGGGCGCATTATCGAGATTTTCGGGCCCGAATCTTCCGGCAAAACCACCCTGGCCCTGCACATTGTCGCCGAAGCCCAGAAGAAGGGGGGCATCGCCGCCTTTGTCGATGCCGAACACGCTCTCGACATCCACTACGCCCGCAAGCTTGGCGTCAAGACCGATGACCTGCTCGTTTCCCAGCCCGACACCGGCGAACAGGCTCTCGAAATCACCGAAGTGCTGGTGCGCAGCGGCGCCATCGACGTGCTGGTCGTCGACTCGGTGGCCGCCCTCGTCCCCCGCGCCGAGATCGAAGGCGAGATGGGCGATTCGCACATGGGCCTGCAGGCCCGCCTTATGTCCCAGGCCCTGCGCAAACTCACCGGCACCATCAGCAAGTCCAACTGCTGCGTCATCTTCATCAACCAGATCCGCATGAAGATCGGCGTCATGTTCGGCAACCCCGAAACGACCACCGGCGGCAACGCCCTCAAGTTTTACGCCTCCGTGCGCATGGACATCCGCCGCATAGCCTCCCTGAAACAGGGACAGGACGTCATCGGCAACCGCACTCGGGTCAAGGTCGTCAAAAACAAGGTGGCGCCACCCTTCAAGGAAGCCGAATTCGACATCATGTACGGGGCCGGCATCTCCCGCGAGGGGGACATCGTCGATCTCGGCGTCGAGGCCAGCGTCATCGACAAGAGCGGCGCCTGGTTCTCCTACGGCGATGAGCGCATCGGCCAGGGACGCGAGAACGCCAAGCAGTTCCTCAAGGATCACCCGGAGACGGCGGCTGAGATCGAAGAGAAGATCCTCACCCATTACGGCCTGAAAAAGACGGAAGCGGCTGTAGAAAAGGCTTAA
- the thpR gene encoding RNA 2',3'-cyclic phosphodiesterase, which produces MNSDTVMPLVRAFLAIPLNKEVREALTDLQKNLGADWPGVRWTGPDHLHLTLRFFGDLPEECLEKIGEVMLSVKSFTAPFSAPVRGIGAFPSTTRPRVIWAGVQGGAPLASLYVQLENGLSGIGLPPEERPFTPHLTLGRCRIPFAGAAKVLSRFRNTDLGSLNIDRLILYESRLGPDGATHIPRKCVTLG; this is translated from the coding sequence ATGAACAGTGATACCGTCATGCCCCTGGTGAGGGCCTTTCTGGCCATCCCCCTGAATAAGGAAGTCCGTGAGGCACTGACCGATCTGCAGAAGAACCTGGGGGCGGATTGGCCGGGAGTGCGCTGGACAGGGCCCGACCATCTGCATCTGACCCTCCGGTTTTTCGGAGATCTTCCCGAAGAATGCCTTGAAAAAATAGGGGAAGTTATGCTATCGGTTAAGTCTTTCACTGCCCCGTTTTCGGCGCCTGTCCGTGGCATCGGTGCCTTTCCGTCCACGACGCGGCCACGGGTGATCTGGGCAGGAGTTCAGGGAGGAGCCCCCCTGGCTTCGCTCTATGTTCAACTGGAAAACGGCCTGTCCGGCATCGGCCTCCCCCCTGAAGAGAGGCCTTTTACCCCGCACCTGACCCTGGGGCGCTGCCGGATCCCTTTTGCCGGCGCCGCGAAAGTGCTGAGCCGCTTTCGCAACACCGACCTCGGCAGCCTGAACATTGACCGACTGATCCTGTACGAAAGCCGACTGGGCCCGGATGGTGCCACGCATATCCCACGAAAATGCGTGACACTGGGCTGA